The Lolium rigidum isolate FL_2022 unplaced genomic scaffold, APGP_CSIRO_Lrig_0.1 contig_54755_1, whole genome shotgun sequence genome has a segment encoding these proteins:
- the LOC124681748 gene encoding BTB/POZ and MATH domain-containing protein 2-like — translation YGKTTSRLKDLEESAYLKDDVFRVRCDLTVTKEIFTGLITPPAVVVPPSDMHHDLAWLLSSGEGSDVAFEVGGETFPAHMYILAARSSVFRAELLSPMKENAAARVRIDDMDPKAFRAMLHFVYTDSLAEGSTVAMAQHLLVAADRYDMKRLKLICEEKLCNNLCRRTVANTLALAEQHGCGALKKACFKFLTSPGNFKAVRACQGFQHLKRSCPSVLEELIAILAP, via the coding sequence tgtacgGAAAAACAACCAGCCGGTTAAAGGACCTGGAGGAATCGGCCTACCTCAAGGACGACGTGTTCAGAGTTAGGTGCGACCTAACGGTGACGAAGGAGATCTTCACGGGGCTCATCACGCCTCCCGCAGTCGTGGTGCCGCCGTCAGACATGCACCACGATCTCGCCTGGCTCCTCTCGTCCGGCGAGGGCTCCGACGTCGCCTTCGAGGTCGGCGGGGAGACGTTCCCCGCGCACATGTACATCCTCGCCGCCCGGTCCTCCGTCTTCAGGGCGGAGCTCCTCAGTCCGATGAAGGAGAACGCCGCCGCTCGCGTGCGGATCGATGACATGGATCCCAAAGCGTTCAGAGCTATGCTGCACTTCGTATACACCGACTCGTTGGCCGAGGGTAGCACGGTAGCCATGGCTCAGCACTTGCTCGTGGCGGCGGACAGGTACGACATGAAGAGGCTCAAGTTGATCTGCGAGGAGAAGCTCTGCAACAACCTCTGCAGAAGGACGGTGGCTAATACGTTAGCGCTGGCCGAGCAGCACGGTTGCGGTGCGCTCAAGAAGGCATGCTTCAAGTTTCTCACCTCTCCGGGAAATTTTAAAGCAGTTAGGGCGTGCCAGGGATTTCAGCACCTCAAGAGGAGTTGCCCCTCCGTTCTGGAGGAGTTGATCGCCATTCTTGCTCCGTGA